DNA from Musa acuminata AAA Group cultivar baxijiao chromosome BXJ1-5, Cavendish_Baxijiao_AAA, whole genome shotgun sequence:
TTTCGCAGATGAGATCAGGGTGAGATAGCAACCTTATTCCTCAAAAAATAGGACAAGAAGATGCGTCCAAGATATATAAACCCCACATAAGGTACTAATCATATATAGGATGGTCCAAATCTGAGATTCGATGCGCATCTAATACATGCAGACACTCTGCACACGGAGATCACGCCATGCAAATTATTGGCAGCAAGTGATGACTGATGAGCTCACTTTATATTATTACCTTCAGGACTGCATGTACGAGAGAAGCACAACAACAGACCACTCTTTCCCTGGTTTAAGCTTTGCATGTTGGCACTGTTCATGCATTACTATGAAACATCGACTCTGTCAAGGGAAGGACGAATCAATTATGGATACCTGCTTGAATTATGTAGCTTGAAATAAGGAATTTCTTTGTCAATCTTGGagtaggaccaatgacatataTCTCGATCAATGACACATCTGCTCAAAGCACTAGTTGATCCCCTTCAATGTTTATCCACATAGAGGAAAAGTCCTCTCCAACTTCTTGAAGATGTAGAAAATGGTCCCTCTTTCTTGTAAATGGAGACTTCTCACCTAAAACGTATACTCGATGTTTTTCTTCTCCTTGACAAGAACAAAAGGGGCAGACATTTCAAAGATGAAAGATGAGAGAGAAGACAAGGAAGAACGAACAGTaacccttttctttttttctctgagGGTGGCAAATGTAGGTCATTTTTGCACCTTGTATCTATTAACTATTCATCAACGCCCTTCTGGTCCTCGATTATCATGTGATAGGGAAATGAAAGATGTAGCAGACAGATAAGCATACATACATTTACTATCAGAGGCTCAGACACAGCATGTGAAGTCACATGAAAGGTTCAAAGCAAACAGTTGGATCATAAGCTACTGGGTGCATCACAGATCTATAACAGGTGGTATATTTAATCTTTGCCTCAGAGATTATAAGCTCTTCGCTTTGTTCATAGATCAATTCGTTCTCCATGTCATGAAGAACCTAATCGTTCTGCCTTTCTCTGTCTCAGGGATGTGGTTAGCACTTACTGCAGGGAAGTCCGTCGACTAGGGTTTCGACTCCTGCGAGCAATATCGCTGAGCCTTGAGCTGGAGGAAGGCTACATGGCGAAGGTGCTGGGGGAGCAGGAGCAGCATATGGCCGTAAACTACTACCCGAAGTGCCCAGAGCCGGAGCTCACCTACGGCTTACAGGCTCACACCGACCCCAACGCCCTCACCGTCCTGCTTCAGGACCCAAACGTCGCTGGGTTGCAGGTACTCAAGGACGGTAAATGGATCGCTGTCAATCCGCAACCCGACGCGTTGGTCATCAACATCGGTGACCAACTACAGGTACCGATGCTTTTGACGAACTCTGGCCTTCGTTGAGATCTGCTCTTCTTGTCCTTCAAATATACTCTACATATAATACTAATTTTCCTACCGAGGATGGTCAAATAGTCAGAAGAATACGGTCGAAAGCATGGAAAAGAAGAAACATTGTTGTTAGTGCTTTCAGCCATTTGGTATACGTCTCCATCTAAGGATCAAAGCTTAATTGTTGCCATTGGGTACTTTCTGCAACTGGGGGAGGAAGGGTAAAAGCATCACAAACACATGCATGCTTATTTCCTTTGGCGAACATGGACGAAGAGTACTTTTTCCTCCTAGTCTTGTGATCTAACGTTGGGCTTGAAAGAATAGGTGGGTTTTTCCAAGCTCACACCATGCGCGGTACTATAGTCAACGGTCAGCATGGCCATTTCCTTGCCCGCCACTACTTCCAAGCCAAAATCTCTTGTTCCAATGTGGGTCTTCTTTGACCAGCATTTGATTTTACTTGCGTTCTTAAAAGCCACTGTACGTTGGGAGGTAGCAGATCCCCGAGTCAAGAATATGATTAGTTCTTGACCACACTGGAAAACAATGGGTACTGAACGCCGTGGAATCCTGGTAAACTTGATGGATGCTTGGTCTTTGTGCTCATCTGTCTTTTCGTGGTCATCGTGCTCATCTTGGAAGTGGCTATGATCCTACAATTGACCTCTCATCTTTTGTGAACTAGTCTTCCACTGTCACGAAACAATCTCCTGAGCATCTTCGAAAGAGATATAGACTGCTTTGGTTCCATGTATGAGATCAGCTGTCAGTTGAACAGGTGAGCGGTAGCTGATGCCAACTGCTCTTGACCATGTTTGTCGATGCCCTCTTCTTCTTCCAATTGTCGAGCGGCTTCTTCTTTTCATGGATTGATCGAGAAGAAGGTGACGTTTGTCCATTGGCGCGACTATGTTGATGCAGGCACTGAGTAACGGAAGGTACAGGAGCGTGTGGCATCGAGCGGTGGTCAACTCGGAGAGGGAGAGGATATCGGTGGCGTCGTTCCTCTGCCCCAGCAGCAGCGTGGTGATCAGCCCGCCGGAGAAGCTCGTCGGTGACCGGGCTCGGCCCGTGTACCGGACCTACACCTACGACGAGTACTACAAGAAGTTCTGGAGCAGGAACCTGGACGACGACCATTGCTTGAAGCTCTTCGAGTGCTAATGGCTTGCCGACGAGGGAGGAGGCATCCCACGCGACCCAGGATGGCGGCCTACGTTGCTGGTATCGTGGCCACATCAGCAAGTACACCAGATGATCTGGCATGCTGCTTCTTGACATGCCTCCGCGCTGTCCACAATAAGCTATGGACGTATTAAATTTTTGGTATACGGAGGCAAATGCGTAGTGCTCATACGAAGCTTTCAGGCATGGCAATAATGTCTCTTCCTTGCAAATAGAACCGTCATCAGTATCTTTACGTTGCTTGTAAGTATGATATAAATAAATGGTTTGCTGGAGATCCTGCGAAGGAAAGATACGAAGGCCTTGCTAAAATAATTCATCCGACAAAACACGAATAACAAGATTTGATCAAAACAGGCAACGATTAAGATGATACCTCATGATTCGAGTGGCATGAATGCAATAGATCATGGACAAAGCTTATAAATCTTCTATCCTCTTTTTGTTCTCTCTTCAAAATCATGTCCATATGTGAAAGAAATGACAAGCTTCCACCTTTATCATCACTACACATCATCTCCAGTTATATGATTTATCCTTCGAGTTACAATCATCCACACAAAATATAAATTTCCATTTAACTTTTGGCTTCATGAGGGTCAATAATTCCACAGCCATATACAGATATGACATTGTCACACATAAATAGACAAATCATTTTGATATGAAACATGCTTTTGTCAGTATGTGAACCATTTGTCACACGCAAAAATGCAAAGCCTAGGCTGGAAAAGTTTCAACGAAAAGATCTCAAATGCAATCTCTGAAGACACTTGTGTTAACCTCCCACTAAGAAAAATAAACAAGACAGAGAGAGAAAGTTATTGGAATAACATTGCAAAATTTGTTTTCTGACTTGCGACAAGATATAAAGTTCCACGTTCAAAGCCACCACTAGCTGGAGATTCAAGACGAAAATCATCGCATGAAAAGAATGAATGCATATTCATGCAAGGGGCTCAAAACCACTGGGCTCCCTGCTGAACTTAGAAAAGTTTAAAACTAGTGAGGTGAACTGAAAAGAGCTCGACCAATGATACCAGTTGCCTCGATGTAACGATCCACGCAACGTGAGATGCAACTACTCTCACTTCCACTCAAGCTTGTTCCGGGCTTTGCGATGCACCTAGCAAAGCACTTGCTCCTTACTGTCTGTAGCACAAATGCAGCACATTAACTTAGACAAATGAGCAATGACACAGCCAAACATGGTTAGTAGAACTT
Protein-coding regions in this window:
- the LOC135673657 gene encoding flavanone 3-dioxygenase 2-like, coding for MADQLLSAVSDYVSIPESYVRPESQRPRLNEVIRGANIPTIDFGSEDELQIIAQVADACRSFGFFQVVNHGVPLESMQKMMAVASEFFRLPPEEKAKHYSDDPAKKMRLSTSFNIKKETVRNWRDYLRLHCYPLEEFVPGWPSNPASFRDVVSTYCREVRRLGFRLLRAISLSLELEEGYMAKVLGEQEQHMAVNYYPKCPEPELTYGLQAHTDPNALTVLLQDPNVAGLQVLKDGKWIAVNPQPDALVINIGDQLQALSNGRYRSVWHRAVVNSERERISVASFLCPSSSVVISPPEKLVGDRARPVYRTYTYDEYYKKFWSRNLDDDHCLKLFEC